Proteins found in one Streptococcus iniae genomic segment:
- the asp3 gene encoding accessory Sec system protein Asp3, with the protein MQELLKQIKWQEVHSGSAYLYGTSIRFLEDSVIFTNERLASGKPLVTFLSKTHYQGNRCEPDLPVLIPNEKYVIESNISSEPLNRIFIQLNFFNRLGEKMSFEVLRDCKGEFLYPEEAYAYDVTVFSSGCSQMHFHDISIYHKRQHDKVNEDTPPANCYQENQLPEALEFVKAHIQVK; encoded by the coding sequence ATGCAAGAACTGTTAAAGCAGATAAAATGGCAAGAGGTGCACTCAGGTTCAGCATATCTTTATGGCACCTCGATACGCTTCTTGGAGGATTCTGTGATTTTTACTAATGAAAGATTAGCTTCAGGCAAACCGTTGGTGACCTTTTTGTCTAAAACACATTATCAAGGAAATCGATGTGAACCAGATTTACCTGTGCTCATTCCAAATGAAAAATATGTTATTGAAAGTAATATCAGTTCTGAACCTCTAAATCGCATTTTCATTCAGCTTAATTTCTTTAACCGTTTGGGTGAAAAAATGAGTTTTGAAGTGCTTAGAGATTGTAAAGGTGAATTTTTATATCCTGAGGAAGCTTATGCTTATGATGTGACTGTTTTTAGCTCAGGTTGTTCACAGATGCACTTTCACGACATAAGCATTTACCATAAAAGACAACATGACAAAGTGAATGAAGATACCCCACCTGCTAATTGTTATCAGGAAAATCAATTACCAGAGGCACTAGAGTTTGTTAAAGCACATATCCAGGTTAAATGA
- the asp2 gene encoding accessory Sec system protein Asp2, whose protein sequence is MKVLQIGQRNWADEISQLPEDMEWLNCPSHELPQFLEVLEEKALANLPKVTLDEEVAKIRLRFDAVLITEEVNEADLSPLMDTIEAYGLYHDQGLHLISTQADGIFRRKVLRELIAQGSIEDKLNFLYLTLFDSQYGAKLKIPDIDVSPGFQGDISYDGHVAVNFSADFGEDFHPLFTFRYNLPSFPVALELWLEYVKVSGDSHIRLEITPMRKGSLHDVMPSVIFEERDMQEPFVLPPDPEVGFYAISVFAKGKGVLSFGPLHWRYSRMGLGKFVLGGERFNDSKRQELIYYFNPGDMKPPMNVYFSGFRPAEGFEGFGIMKSLKSPFMLIGDPRLEGGAFYIGSEEIENKVEEVIQESLDYLGFDARQLILSGLSMGTYGALYYASHFNPHGVVVGKPFTNLGDTAAGMKLKRPDEFETIADVLRNNTGGLSEKDIESLNQKFWNKFSQSTFPRTRFAIAYMEHDDYDNTATKLLIEDLSAKGAHIYTKGYEGRHNDNSRSINKWFMRQYVDLLEADFERKYS, encoded by the coding sequence ATGAAAGTATTACAGATTGGACAAAGAAATTGGGCTGATGAAATTTCTCAATTGCCAGAAGATATGGAATGGCTCAATTGTCCATCACATGAGCTTCCACAATTTTTAGAAGTTTTGGAGGAAAAGGCATTAGCAAATTTGCCCAAAGTCACATTAGACGAGGAAGTTGCTAAAATTAGGTTACGCTTTGATGCTGTTTTAATCACAGAAGAAGTCAATGAAGCAGACTTAAGCCCTTTAATGGATACGATAGAAGCCTATGGGCTCTATCATGATCAGGGCTTACATTTGATTTCTACCCAAGCAGATGGTATTTTTCGTCGGAAAGTTTTACGTGAATTAATTGCACAAGGAAGTATAGAAGACAAACTCAATTTTCTATATTTGACCTTGTTTGATAGTCAGTATGGGGCTAAGTTAAAAATACCAGATATCGATGTGAGCCCAGGTTTCCAAGGTGATATCTCTTATGATGGCCATGTTGCAGTCAATTTCTCAGCTGATTTTGGTGAAGATTTTCACCCCTTATTTACCTTCCGCTACAATTTACCAAGCTTTCCTGTTGCTTTAGAACTTTGGTTAGAATATGTTAAAGTCTCAGGAGATAGTCATATCCGTTTAGAAATAACCCCTATGAGAAAGGGGAGTTTGCATGATGTCATGCCGTCAGTTATCTTTGAAGAAAGGGATATGCAAGAGCCCTTTGTCTTACCACCAGACCCTGAAGTTGGCTTTTACGCCATATCAGTATTTGCTAAAGGAAAGGGTGTCCTGAGCTTTGGCCCACTTCACTGGCGTTACTCTCGAATGGGGCTTGGAAAATTTGTCTTAGGTGGCGAGCGTTTTAATGATTCCAAACGTCAAGAATTGATTTATTATTTTAATCCAGGTGACATGAAGCCACCAATGAATGTTTATTTTTCAGGTTTCAGACCAGCAGAAGGTTTTGAGGGCTTTGGGATTATGAAGTCCCTCAAATCACCATTTATGTTAATTGGTGATCCAAGGTTAGAAGGGGGAGCCTTTTATATTGGATCAGAAGAAATCGAAAACAAGGTTGAAGAGGTCATTCAAGAGTCATTAGACTATCTTGGCTTTGACGCTAGACAATTGATTTTATCAGGGCTTTCAATGGGGACTTATGGCGCTCTTTATTATGCCTCGCACTTTAATCCTCATGGCGTGGTTGTTGGAAAGCCCTTTACCAACCTTGGTGACACAGCAGCAGGCATGAAATTAAAAAGACCAGATGAATTTGAGACGATTGCAGATGTGCTTAGAAATAATACTGGAGGCCTTTCAGAAAAGGATATTGAAAGCTTGAATCAAAAGTTTTGGAATAAATTTTCACAATCTACTTTTCCAAGAACTCGTTTTGCCATTGCCTATATGGAACATGATGATTATGATAACACAGCAACAAAACTATTAATTGAAGACTTATCTGCCAAAGGGGCTCATATTTACACCAAAGGTTATGAAGGCCGTCATAATGACAATAGTCGTTCTATTAATAAATGGTTTATGCGTCAATATGTAGATCTCTTAGAAGCTGATTTTGAAAGGAAATATTCATAA
- the secA2 gene encoding accessory Sec system translocase SecA2: protein MRQRNSFINRMKLRELKQLLKKINAMADQIAVLSDVDLSAKTLEFRNRLANGDTLDSILVEAFAVMREADKRVLGMFPFDVQVLGGLALHFGHIAEMKTGEGKTLTATLPLYLNALTRKGAILVTTNDYLAKRDAQEMGVVYQFMGLTVGLGVFEEDEDVDAEMKRAVYAADITYTTSTRLGFDYLVNNLAGDKKDKFLPAFNYVIVDEADAVLLDNAQTPLIISGLPRVQSNLYDVSNQFVQTLKEDEFRYLSGDKVVYLKEAGIEYAQSFFNIPDLYDSTYFELNRHINLALRAHYLYKKDVDYVVDDDEVKLLDNRTGRILEGTRLQSGVHQAIETKEGVKKTKDSRSMASVTYQSLFNMFPKLAGMTGTAKTAEDELIATYRVSVIVIPTNLPLKRIDYPDKVYVTLPEKLYATLAYVKDLYEKGQPVLLISGTVDIAEIYSRMLLQEGIPHSVLTAKNIAKEALIIKEAGKKGTITVATSMAGRGTDIKLGEGVAALGGLAVVGTERMPNGRIDFQLRGRAGRQGDPGLSQFFVSLEDELLMQYGGKWLKRYFEKNNHVNHKKYGQALKSRQVQRIISLAQEKSEDKSVSARESTIKFDESLRVQRNKIYKLRDELIYSDMKLSSKIDDIVKEVIDDYLNTNPQFDAENLSRLVLENYSYKKPSFSQAFTNHYQESVRDYLWDLYQKEMQKKAQELRTDDKHEEFLRLSVLRAIDESWIEQVDNLQQLKAFVTMRQIAQRDSITEYYRESLESYNKMESRIKKSIVRNIMLSAIEGNADKGYSIYFV, encoded by the coding sequence ATGAGACAGAGAAATTCATTCATTAATAGAATGAAATTACGAGAATTAAAACAACTCCTAAAAAAAATCAACGCAATGGCTGATCAGATAGCGGTGTTATCTGATGTTGATTTATCAGCTAAAACCCTTGAATTTCGCAATCGACTAGCAAATGGTGACACATTGGATTCCATTCTTGTTGAAGCATTTGCTGTTATGAGAGAAGCAGATAAACGTGTTTTAGGAATGTTTCCCTTTGATGTTCAGGTTTTAGGTGGTTTAGCCTTGCATTTTGGCCATATTGCAGAGATGAAGACAGGAGAAGGAAAAACCCTAACAGCAACCCTGCCTTTATACCTAAATGCCTTAACGAGAAAAGGTGCCATATTAGTGACAACAAATGACTACTTGGCAAAACGTGATGCTCAAGAAATGGGAGTTGTCTATCAATTTATGGGGCTAACAGTTGGCTTAGGTGTTTTCGAAGAAGATGAAGACGTTGACGCTGAGATGAAGCGTGCAGTTTATGCTGCAGATATCACTTATACGACAAGCACACGTTTGGGATTTGATTATTTGGTTAATAACCTTGCCGGAGATAAGAAGGATAAGTTTTTACCTGCTTTTAATTATGTTATTGTTGATGAAGCAGATGCTGTCTTACTTGATAATGCCCAAACCCCATTAATCATTTCAGGCTTACCCCGTGTGCAATCAAATCTTTATGATGTCAGCAATCAGTTTGTGCAAACATTGAAAGAAGATGAATTTCGTTATTTAAGTGGCGATAAAGTCGTCTATCTGAAAGAAGCTGGAATTGAATACGCACAATCCTTTTTCAACATCCCAGATCTATATGACAGTACTTATTTTGAGTTAAATCGTCATATTAATCTTGCCCTTCGGGCTCATTATCTTTATAAAAAAGATGTTGATTACGTTGTTGATGATGACGAAGTCAAGTTGTTAGATAATCGAACAGGCCGTATTTTAGAAGGAACAAGACTACAATCAGGGGTGCATCAAGCCATTGAGACTAAAGAAGGGGTCAAAAAAACAAAAGACTCACGTTCCATGGCTTCTGTTACTTACCAAAGTCTCTTTAATATGTTTCCCAAATTAGCAGGGATGACAGGAACCGCAAAAACTGCCGAGGATGAGTTGATTGCCACTTACCGAGTTTCAGTAATTGTTATCCCAACAAATCTTCCCTTAAAAAGGATTGATTACCCGGATAAAGTGTATGTCACATTACCTGAAAAATTATATGCAACCTTAGCCTATGTTAAAGACTTGTATGAAAAAGGGCAACCCGTCCTACTCATTTCAGGAACTGTTGATATTGCTGAAATTTATTCAAGAATGTTGCTTCAAGAAGGGATTCCTCACAGTGTTTTAACAGCTAAAAATATTGCTAAAGAAGCACTGATTATTAAAGAAGCTGGCAAAAAAGGAACCATTACAGTAGCTACCTCCATGGCTGGAAGAGGAACAGATATTAAACTTGGTGAAGGTGTTGCTGCTTTGGGAGGGCTTGCAGTTGTTGGTACCGAACGAATGCCAAATGGTCGGATTGATTTTCAACTTCGTGGCAGAGCAGGTCGACAGGGAGATCCTGGCTTAAGTCAGTTTTTTGTTTCTCTTGAGGATGAGTTATTAATGCAATATGGTGGCAAATGGTTAAAACGGTATTTTGAAAAAAATAATCATGTCAACCATAAAAAATATGGCCAAGCCTTAAAAAGTCGTCAAGTTCAAAGAATTATATCATTAGCACAAGAAAAGAGTGAAGACAAATCCGTTTCTGCAAGGGAATCTACCATCAAGTTTGATGAAAGTTTGCGCGTGCAACGAAATAAAATTTACAAACTTAGAGATGAATTAATTTATTCAGACATGAAACTTTCAAGTAAAATTGATGACATCGTTAAAGAAGTCATAGATGATTACCTCAACACTAATCCTCAGTTTGATGCTGAAAATTTAAGTCGTCTTGTTTTAGAAAATTACTCCTATAAAAAGCCCTCATTTTCACAAGCTTTTACTAACCACTATCAAGAAAGTGTCAGAGACTATTTATGGGACCTGTATCAAAAAGAAATGCAAAAAAAAGCTCAAGAATTACGAACTGACGACAAACACGAAGAGTTTTTACGCTTGTCGGTATTACGAGCAATTGATGAATCCTGGATTGAACAAGTGGATAATTTACAACAACTAAAAGCATTTGTTACCATGCGCCAAATTGCACAACGTGACTCCATCACAGAATATTACAGGGAGTCTTTGGAGTCTTATAACAAAATGGAAAGCCGTATCAAAAAATCCATAGTTAGAAACATTATGCTAAGTGCTATCGAAGGAAATGCTGATAAAGGCTATTCCATCTATTTTGTCTAA
- the gtfA gene encoding accessory Sec system glycosyltransferase GtfA — MTIYNINLGIGWASSGVEYAQAYRASVLREQGIPAKFIFTDMFQSENLQHFTSNIGFKDHEIIWLYGFFTDIKVAPTTYSKAELEKSFPSPISKIENNGRLVRYYFENQDYYVNATLCGQENKAVQRVEHVSKGKLIRKDYYSYTKVFSEYYAPSNDKPHLYQRTFFNEDGSLAYEEIVMENRSIFQFSDEICYSKDDLVAYMLKQLHLSHQDIILLDRATGIGQAVLQHRGAAKLAVVIHAEHFSVNGTDDDNILWNNYYDYQFTNADKIDAFIASTEKQKTVLEQQFKKYNHMEPRVYAIPVGSLDELKYPSQARKPFSLLTGSRLAGEKHIDWLVSAVILAHDKLPGLTFDIYGEGGERSKLGELIQKGSAQNYISLKGHQDLRDIYQNYQVYLTASTSEGFGLTLMEAVGSGLPLIGLDVPYGNQTFVEDGKNGYLIPRQEPDDSKQMAKAFAEKIIQYFQDMDKEKAQEYSYSKAENFLYDHLAKLWKSFMEEMTHDNSI; from the coding sequence ATGACCATATATAATATTAATTTAGGTATAGGTTGGGCAAGCAGTGGTGTTGAATATGCCCAAGCCTACCGAGCCTCGGTATTGCGAGAACAAGGAATTCCTGCAAAATTTATTTTTACTGATATGTTTCAGTCTGAAAACCTCCAACATTTCACATCTAATATTGGTTTTAAAGATCACGAAATTATCTGGCTTTATGGCTTTTTCACAGATATTAAAGTTGCGCCAACAACTTACTCTAAGGCTGAGCTTGAAAAAAGTTTTCCTAGCCCTATTAGCAAAATTGAAAATAATGGTCGTTTAGTTCGTTATTATTTTGAAAATCAGGATTATTATGTCAATGCGACACTTTGTGGTCAGGAAAATAAGGCTGTGCAGCGGGTTGAGCATGTGTCAAAAGGGAAATTAATTCGTAAGGATTATTACAGTTACACTAAAGTTTTTAGTGAATACTATGCTCCAAGTAATGACAAACCGCACTTGTATCAAAGGACTTTCTTTAATGAAGACGGCAGCTTAGCTTATGAAGAAATCGTAATGGAGAACAGAAGTATCTTCCAGTTTTCAGATGAGATCTGCTATAGCAAAGATGACCTTGTTGCCTATATGCTTAAGCAGTTACACTTAAGCCACCAAGACATCATCTTATTAGATCGTGCAACAGGTATTGGTCAAGCAGTTCTTCAACACCGTGGTGCTGCTAAGTTAGCCGTCGTTATTCATGCCGAACACTTTAGTGTTAATGGAACTGATGATGATAATATCCTTTGGAATAATTATTATGACTATCAATTTACCAATGCTGATAAAATTGATGCCTTTATTGCATCAACAGAAAAACAAAAAACAGTTTTAGAGCAGCAATTTAAAAAATACAATCACATGGAACCTAGAGTCTATGCCATTCCAGTGGGAAGTCTTGATGAGTTGAAGTATCCGAGTCAAGCAAGAAAACCTTTTTCCTTATTAACAGGCTCCCGATTGGCTGGTGAAAAACATATTGATTGGTTGGTTTCAGCTGTCATATTAGCACATGACAAATTACCAGGGCTAACCTTTGATATTTATGGAGAAGGTGGAGAACGCAGTAAGCTTGGAGAACTGATTCAAAAAGGCTCGGCCCAGAATTATATTAGCTTAAAAGGGCATCAAGATTTAAGAGACATTTACCAAAATTATCAGGTTTATTTAACAGCTTCAACCAGTGAAGGCTTTGGACTTACCTTGATGGAAGCTGTTGGATCAGGCCTACCTTTAATTGGTTTAGATGTGCCTTATGGTAATCAAACCTTTGTTGAGGATGGCAAAAATGGTTACTTAATTCCGCGACAAGAACCAGACGATAGCAAACAAATGGCTAAAGCATTTGCTGAAAAAATTATCCAATATTTTCAAGATATGGATAAAGAAAAAGCTCAGGAATATTCTTATTCCAAAGCAGAGAATTTTCTCTATGACCACCTAGCCAAATTATGGAAGAGCTTTATGGAGGAAATGACACATGATAACAGTATTTGA
- a CDS encoding PhrA family quorum-sensing system peptide: MLILKHKRKGFQVKVKNIVQKLIVCLFLGVFTISNVISYHPFENLSKNFVKSVQYKHKSSELDIGKSD, translated from the coding sequence ATGCTAATATTAAAACATAAAAGAAAGGGGTTTCAGGTCAAGGTGAAAAATATAGTTCAGAAATTGATTGTGTGTTTATTTCTAGGAGTATTTACAATATCAAATGTGATATCATACCATCCTTTTGAGAATTTATCTAAAAATTTTGTAAAGTCAGTTCAATATAAACATAAGTCAAGTGAACTTGATATTGGTAAATCAGATTAA
- a CDS encoding AraC family transcriptional regulator, with protein sequence MSTPEFYLFNNRAYMDFYPIQFGHEDCDPLHYFGPTLFKHYIFHYVISGKGKLYLTGKNKHYDITAGQGFLISPTLMCSYEADEKDPWHYMWIEFDGIKAQYFLEQAGLSKSNCVFSQQQSATDSPIYEHLSNLIKYHDKRSSYIIAQTYLFINALIEESLSHQSSNHEDIKEFYIREALNFMEQNYNKTITIADIAEHCNLNRHYFSRLFKEKMSCTPQAFLMQYRLSKACELLRHSSMTLEEIAEHIGYSNQFNFSTAFKRHYGRSPHQWRQFHKRV encoded by the coding sequence ATGTCAACACCTGAATTTTACTTATTTAACAACCGTGCTTATATGGATTTTTACCCTATTCAGTTTGGTCACGAAGACTGTGATCCCCTTCATTATTTTGGACCAACCCTTTTTAAACACTATATTTTTCATTACGTCATCAGTGGTAAGGGAAAGCTTTACCTTACCGGTAAAAATAAACACTATGATATAACAGCTGGGCAAGGCTTTCTCATTTCACCAACCTTAATGTGCAGCTATGAGGCTGATGAAAAAGATCCTTGGCACTACATGTGGATTGAATTTGATGGCATTAAGGCACAATATTTTTTAGAGCAAGCTGGCCTCAGCAAAAGCAACTGTGTTTTTTCCCAACAGCAATCTGCTACAGACAGCCCTATCTATGAACACTTATCCAATTTGATTAAGTATCATGATAAACGAAGTTCTTATATTATTGCGCAAACCTATCTTTTCATCAATGCTTTGATTGAGGAATCACTCTCTCACCAAAGTAGTAATCATGAAGATATTAAAGAATTTTATATCCGTGAAGCCCTTAATTTTATGGAACAAAATTATAATAAAACCATAACGATTGCTGATATCGCAGAGCACTGCAATCTTAACAGGCACTATTTCAGTCGCCTCTTTAAAGAAAAAATGTCTTGCACACCACAAGCCTTTCTCATGCAGTACCGACTTAGTAAGGCCTGTGAGTTATTACGGCATAGCTCAATGACACTTGAAGAAATTGCCGAACACATCGGCTATTCCAATCAGTTCAATTTTTCAACTGCCTTTAAAAGACATTATGGAAGATCCCCTCATCAATGGCGTCAATTCCATAAACGTGTTTAA
- the gtfB gene encoding accessory Sec system glycosylation chaperone GtfB yields MITVFEWLDQRSLDLHYSLEVSGFKGVSVLLNDDGNLPKGFTSPYAFFCQIKDGQTKPVYFNQIKVPDFWQITGNNGEGDIWNNSDQKAKIYYHDPKHLRLVKHIDWLNPNGKVYLTDHYNQFGWVFARTYFDAEQKISHKKYFNQQGQEIISENQMTGDILLQWKNQTHHFANRTDFFLYYFKQANFDQETIWYNSLSTPFALSYYLGGNGKDILFWQEEIGDQIPGNMQMILERKASRTQGIVVQNKTSFDKLTALLSQEQKQMVSYLGYISPDYRSNQNRKEILILTNSDNIEGLTVLVQELKDYHFHIAALTEMSPKLMAFGDSASVFLYPNIAPKMATKLFEKCDIYLDINHGSEILSATRQAFESNLVIAAFNNTLHATQFVLKEAIFTPQDHMGMVNWIKDQDDLKQTSLKQRKEAGQESPERYQMLF; encoded by the coding sequence ATGATAACAGTATTTGAATGGTTAGACCAAAGATCGCTTGATTTGCATTATTCCTTAGAAGTATCAGGTTTCAAGGGAGTCAGTGTTCTTTTGAATGATGATGGTAATCTTCCAAAAGGCTTTACGTCACCTTACGCCTTTTTTTGCCAAATCAAAGATGGTCAAACCAAACCTGTCTATTTTAATCAGATTAAAGTACCTGATTTTTGGCAGATTACTGGAAATAATGGAGAAGGTGACATATGGAATAATAGTGATCAAAAAGCAAAAATCTATTACCATGACCCTAAACATCTTCGTTTGGTTAAACATATTGATTGGCTTAATCCAAATGGCAAAGTCTATTTAACAGACCATTACAATCAGTTTGGTTGGGTCTTTGCTAGAACATACTTTGATGCTGAACAAAAAATATCCCATAAAAAATATTTCAATCAACAAGGTCAAGAAATTATTAGTGAAAATCAGATGACAGGTGATATTCTTTTGCAGTGGAAAAATCAAACCCATCATTTTGCAAACAGAACTGATTTTTTCCTTTATTATTTTAAGCAAGCAAACTTTGATCAAGAAACCATTTGGTATAATTCCTTATCAACACCATTTGCTTTATCCTATTATTTAGGTGGAAATGGTAAGGATATTCTCTTTTGGCAAGAAGAGATTGGGGATCAGATTCCTGGAAATATGCAAATGATTTTAGAGCGTAAAGCTTCTAGGACGCAAGGCATTGTTGTTCAGAACAAAACAAGTTTTGATAAACTAACAGCCCTCCTGTCTCAAGAACAAAAGCAGATGGTTTCTTATCTTGGTTATATCTCACCTGATTACCGGTCAAACCAAAATCGTAAAGAGATATTAATCTTGACAAATTCAGACAATATAGAGGGGCTAACAGTACTGGTTCAAGAACTGAAAGATTACCACTTCCATATTGCAGCCTTGACTGAGATGTCACCTAAACTGATGGCTTTTGGTGATTCAGCCAGTGTTTTCTTATACCCTAATATTGCTCCTAAAATGGCCACAAAACTCTTTGAAAAGTGTGATATCTATTTAGATATCAACCATGGTAGTGAAATATTATCGGCAACGCGTCAAGCCTTTGAATCAAACTTGGTTATTGCAGCTTTTAACAATACCTTACATGCCACTCAATTTGTCCTTAAAGAAGCTATATTCACCCCTCAGGATCATATGGGAATGGTTAACTGGATTAAAGATCAAGACGACCTAAAACAAACAAGTTTAAAACAAAGGAAAGAAGCAGGCCAAGAAAGCCCAGAGCGATACCAAATGTTATTTTAG
- a CDS encoding helix-turn-helix domain-containing protein, producing MTMLSEKFRLKRKELGFSQHSLAEGICEQSQISKIERGSYMPSADLLFRLAKRLEVPLDYFFNDDIEVKSNLSHFKQLSSRLLDDRNYSDLEYIYNLELDKNHILCSEDSMYLEWIKAIIDFYHYNKKNEAISHLEKLLTNLSSKTVIYLRILNTLSNFYSLIGRDLEYKKNYLLLIEIYQEKDFTIQEFLFGYIRIRYNYAHHLISKKDYSEAMQVAFETIELCKLKQTSYQLAPLLILVANAGEHFLEYDQVTSYLLEAKYLCKIYGDQLMLMTIESYLSERQKKRENNH from the coding sequence ATGACAATGCTATCTGAAAAATTTCGCTTAAAGCGTAAAGAATTGGGGTTTTCCCAGCATTCTTTGGCAGAGGGAATTTGTGAACAAAGTCAAATTAGTAAAATAGAACGGGGAAGTTACATGCCTTCTGCTGATCTACTATTTCGATTAGCTAAACGTTTAGAAGTGCCACTTGATTATTTTTTTAATGACGACATTGAGGTTAAATCAAACCTTTCACATTTCAAACAGTTGTCATCTCGTCTTTTAGATGATAGAAACTATAGTGATTTAGAATATATCTACAATCTAGAGTTGGATAAGAATCATATCTTGTGTTCTGAAGATTCTATGTATTTAGAGTGGATTAAAGCCATCATCGACTTCTATCACTATAATAAGAAGAACGAAGCCATCTCGCACTTGGAAAAGCTTTTAACCAACTTATCTTCTAAAACCGTCATCTACTTAAGAATATTAAATACATTGTCTAATTTTTACTCTTTAATTGGTCGTGATTTAGAATACAAGAAAAACTACTTATTATTAATAGAGATTTATCAAGAAAAAGATTTCACTATCCAAGAGTTTCTTTTTGGTTATATTAGAATTCGATACAATTATGCTCACCACCTTATATCCAAGAAAGACTATAGTGAGGCTATGCAAGTTGCTTTTGAAACTATTGAACTGTGTAAACTAAAGCAAACCAGTTATCAACTCGCACCACTACTCATATTAGTAGCCAACGCAGGCGAACATTTTTTAGAATATGACCAAGTTACCTCTTACCTTCTAGAAGCAAAATATCTCTGTAAAATATACGGTGACCAACTTATGTTGATGACAATCGAAAGTTACTTAAGCGAGCGTCAAAAAAAGAGAGAGAACAATCACTAA
- a CDS encoding ABC transporter permease: MNYFFAEFKRAIQSKNFLIANFLILGSLIVGMISSWSSIRAFKGISFFLYSFSLGTGAILPVVVPLIVCLPFSNSYLQEIENNMIYGIVTRISIKKYYYIKCLTLSLVAALTIIIPLLFFLLTNALIFPFEKGVYFGEIGGAWSSVFKENQLAYVMILIANSAIFAATYANVGFVATFFSHHKLASIVIPFILYLLPSFIFPFIGFDKFEPVTTFDLTSNTSSTIFTVYSQLIIIILLGFSLGYLKLKKELVTYGSNDD, from the coding sequence ATGAACTATTTTTTTGCGGAGTTTAAAAGAGCTATTCAATCAAAAAATTTTCTAATTGCTAATTTCCTTATTTTAGGAAGTTTAATTGTTGGTATGATTAGTAGCTGGTCATCTATAAGGGCATTTAAAGGAATTTCATTTTTTCTTTATTCCTTCTCTTTAGGAACTGGAGCAATACTGCCTGTAGTTGTTCCTTTAATTGTTTGTCTTCCGTTCTCAAATTCTTATTTACAAGAGATTGAGAATAATATGATTTATGGTATTGTCACTAGGATAAGTATAAAGAAATATTATTATATTAAATGTCTGACACTCAGTTTAGTTGCTGCTTTAACAATTATCATCCCTTTGTTGTTTTTTTTACTAACAAATGCTCTGATATTTCCATTTGAAAAAGGCGTCTATTTTGGGGAAATTGGAGGAGCCTGGTCATCTGTTTTTAAAGAAAATCAATTGGCCTACGTTATGATTCTTATTGCAAATAGTGCGATTTTTGCAGCGACATACGCAAATGTAGGGTTTGTTGCAACCTTCTTTAGTCATCATAAACTAGCCTCTATTGTTATTCCATTTATTTTATATCTTTTGCCTTCCTTTATTTTTCCCTTTATAGGTTTTGATAAGTTTGAACCAGTAACTACTTTTGATTTAACCTCAAATACATCTTCCACTATTTTTACTGTCTATAGTCAGTTAATTATAATTATATTACTTGGATTTAGCTTAGGCTATCTAAAATTGAAGAAGGAGTTGGTCACATATGGTTCAAATGATGACTAG
- a CDS encoding ABC transporter ATP-binding protein, whose amino-acid sequence MKVIDLQNMSFAFRKQEIFNNITMSFESGEIIGIVGNNGSGKSVLFKLIAGLIKPQKGEIWVNGKEIGNSIKFAKNIGVLIEEPSFLPDLTAFDNLGLLLSINHKVSKEVIERALNSVGLLEHRNKKVKKFSLGMKKKMGIAQAIMENPNVLLLDEPMNALDEESIDKIRKLILRFAQNGGTVLIASHNKEDIAYLCQKVYRVKDAKLVLE is encoded by the coding sequence ATGAAAGTAATCGACTTGCAGAATATGTCTTTTGCATTTAGAAAACAAGAGATTTTTAATAATATTACGATGTCGTTTGAGTCTGGAGAAATTATTGGTATTGTAGGTAATAATGGCTCTGGAAAATCTGTCTTATTTAAACTAATTGCCGGACTCATTAAACCTCAAAAAGGTGAAATATGGGTAAATGGTAAAGAAATTGGAAATTCCATCAAATTTGCTAAAAATATAGGTGTACTAATAGAAGAACCCTCCTTTTTACCAGATTTAACAGCATTTGACAATTTGGGTTTGCTCTTAAGTATTAATCACAAAGTGTCAAAAGAAGTTATTGAAAGAGCTTTGAATTCTGTAGGATTGCTTGAGCATCGAAACAAGAAAGTTAAAAAGTTTTCGTTAGGGATGAAGAAAAAAATGGGAATTGCACAAGCTATAATGGAAAATCCAAATGTGTTGCTTTTGGACGAACCGATGAATGCTTTGGATGAGGAGTCCATTGATAAAATAAGAAAACTGATTTTAAGATTTGCTCAAAACGGAGGAACTGTTTTGATTGCAAGTCATAACAAAGAAGATATTGCTTATCTATGCCAAAAAGTCTATCGTGTTAAGGACGCTAAACTCGTTTTAGAGTAA